Part of the Flavobacterium sp. MDT1-60 genome, TATAAATAAATATTGGACCAAAGTGTCTGTGATATTGTCATTGCTTTTTATGATTACTGCCTGCGAAAATAGCTTTGAGAGTGGTGGTTTTGATGTCAATTCGCCTTCTAATGTTACTTCTTTTAAAATAAAAGGAACATCGGGTGAAATTGATCAGAAAACAGGAAAAATAAGTGTAACAATGCCTTATGGATCAGATATTACGGCAGTAACACCTGAAATTGTTTTACAAGCCGGAGCAACATCAAATCTGGATATAACAACGCCAGTCAATTTTACAAATCCGGTAACCTTTAGAGTAATAAATGGTAATTTGTATAAAGATTATACGGTTACGACCGTAGTTTTGAGTCCTGTTAAAAGTTTTAAAATCAATGGAGTTGCTGCAACAATTAATGATATGAGCAAAACTATTACAATGACTTTACCTGAAGGTACCAATTTAAAAACACTTCAACCTGTAATCGAATTAACCGATGGTGTTTCTATTTCACCGGCTTCAGGGACTACGATTGATTTTAGTAATCCGGTAACTTTTGTAATAACATCTAACGGAAAAAGTGTGAACTATACCGCTAAAGTTGGAGTTCCGGTAACAGGTTTAGTAGTTGCTTTTTTAGGAACAGCTGCTACAAGAGCTGAAATTACAAATATGGATGAAATTACGGCTGCTAATTGGTTCTTTTCAACTTTTAGCGGAGCCAAATATATTTCTTTCGATAGTATTTTAAATAATACCGATTTAAGTGCTGTTGATGTGATTTGGTGGCATTTTGATTCGGCTGCTAATTTACCTTCTGTTGCTTACAATCCTGTAGTAACAGCAGCTTTAAAGAATTTCAGAGCTAATGGAGGGAATTTACTTTTAACGTCTTTTGCCTCTCAATATGTAGATGCTTTAGGAATTGTTCCTTCAGGGAAAGGACCTAATAATGTTTTTGGAGATTTTCCTCCGAATGGATTTGTTGATGGAAACTCTTGGGGAATGTCTTTTAAAGGGCATGAAAATCATCCAATTTTTGAAGGATTAACAACTTATGAAACTGGAAAAGCAAATCTATTGCAAAGCGGAACTTTTAGACTAAACCATACCGCATGGTGGTTTGTACCGGAATGGGGAGGTTATGTTAATGGAGAAGGCTGGAGAAACCAAACAGGTGGAACTAATTTAGCCAGTGAGGCCTGGGATAATAATCTTGACGGAAGAGTTACCATTGCAGAATTTCCAAACAGCGCAACCAATAAAAATGTGGTAGTAATTTCGATGGGAGCCTACGACTGGTATAACGAAACCAATAGCAGTGGTACACCAAGCCAGGCTAATGAATTCATTAATAATATTAAGCTTTTGACACAAAACAGTATTAATTATCT contains:
- a CDS encoding DUF4960 domain-containing protein; protein product: MKKHINKYWTKVSVILSLLFMITACENSFESGGFDVNSPSNVTSFKIKGTSGEIDQKTGKISVTMPYGSDITAVTPEIVLQAGATSNLDITTPVNFTNPVTFRVINGNLYKDYTVTTVVLSPVKSFKINGVAATINDMSKTITMTLPEGTNLKTLQPVIELTDGVSISPASGTTIDFSNPVTFVITSNGKSVNYTAKVGVPVTGLVVAFLGTAATRAEITNMDEITAANWFFSTFSGAKYISFDSILNNTDLSAVDVIWWHFDSAANLPSVAYNPVVTAALKNFRANGGNLLLTSFASQYVDALGIVPSGKGPNNVFGDFPPNGFVDGNSWGMSFKGHENHPIFEGLTTYETGKANLLQSGTFRLNHTAWWFVPEWGGYVNGEGWRNQTGGTNLASEAWDNNLDGRVTIAEFPNSATNKNVVVISMGAYDWYNETNSSGTPSQANEFINNIKLLTQNSINYLAKK